A single region of the Etheostoma cragini isolate CJK2018 chromosome 3, CSU_Ecrag_1.0, whole genome shotgun sequence genome encodes:
- the rnaset2l gene encoding ribonuclease Oy, giving the protein MFPSDVQELEAELTEHWPSLLQTQPSFHFWREEWEKHGVCAACVEGMNSPLRYFSLCLKLRGRYDIHRLLEDAGITPTCERPYKVTTLRTRLMRCEPMFCY; this is encoded by the exons ATGTTCCCGTCCGACGTCCAG gagCTGGAGGCCGAGCTGACTGAACACTGGCCGTCCTTACTGCAAACTCAACCCAGCTTCCACTTCTG gagAGAGGAGTGGGAGAAGCACGGTGTGTGTGCAGCGTGTGTCGAAGGGATGAACTCTCCACTCAGATACTTCAGCCTCTGCCTCAAGCTACGAGGACGCTATGACATCCACAG GCTGCTGGAGGACGCCGGCATCACTCCGACCTGCGAGCGACCGTACAAGGTGACGACCCTGAGAACTCGTCTGATGAGATGTGAACCCATGTTCTGTTACTGA